One Megamonas hypermegale genomic window carries:
- a CDS encoding TM1812 family CRISPR-associated protein, whose protein sequence is MVKNIVLFIMSLYRDDSIEKEYTDDSNLFKASCKHTNETALKYIAWKLNQEQQQIDEIYAFISEQVRETSLDKFKELIQDEYYKDKIIDVPLYNNGEMKGSFKSISEMFDKLQAYKEKNPDDTVVIHVDMTGGLRHASMLMLALIRMLKYIGMELGLVLYVNFNTAKIENASDIMDMFTLLGGAEEFNSFGSVNQIQNYFDKLNSKKLRTSSSALELLLEEMRDFSEAIKVCTNYKDMTNVLSLLNDSLKIYKRIIKSKSNRLSEQELFFAKLILVIEKTYADILPKDNKPSSVPAIIKWCAKRDFLQAAITFYTEWIPVYLIENKLVIIKDASIEEECRKNKAWSNWQVSFFKNYRMSQSSQIKLEDVEEYELTYSTVRGLIESDLSANKILGKVKDKNKKFSDFLKETIDFIKKTTRYRFYKAVVNLSNNSILKQILRESMPKNENDFEVYLTRRLIKENSNLEAVVLNSVKGIEKNRVREIFDLKEDKKLTTVEKSKERREMFKEMLEKNIIETKLPKERLLQFVEEYSNYVNDWRNQVSHANSLAASRESNFDIAQAIINSVNLIDEKF, encoded by the coding sequence ATGGTTAAAAACATAGTTTTATTTATAATGAGTTTATATCGTGATGATAGTATTGAGAAAGAATACACAGATGATAGTAATTTATTTAAGGCTAGTTGTAAACACACTAATGAAACAGCATTGAAATATATAGCATGGAAATTAAATCAAGAACAGCAACAGATAGATGAGATATATGCTTTTATTTCTGAACAAGTGCGAGAAACATCTTTAGATAAATTTAAAGAACTCATACAAGATGAATATTATAAAGATAAAATAATTGATGTACCGCTTTATAACAATGGAGAAATGAAAGGCTCTTTTAAAAGTATATCTGAAATGTTTGATAAATTGCAGGCTTATAAAGAAAAAAATCCTGATGATACAGTAGTTATCCATGTAGATATGACTGGTGGTTTAAGACATGCTTCAATGTTGATGTTGGCATTGATTAGAATGTTGAAATATATAGGTATGGAGCTTGGATTGGTGCTGTATGTTAATTTCAATACTGCAAAGATAGAAAATGCTAGTGATATCATGGATATGTTTACATTACTAGGTGGAGCAGAAGAATTTAATTCATTTGGTAGTGTAAATCAAATTCAAAATTATTTTGACAAGTTAAATAGTAAAAAATTAAGAACAAGTTCTTCAGCGCTTGAATTACTATTAGAAGAGATGAGAGATTTTTCAGAAGCGATAAAAGTTTGTACGAATTATAAAGATATGACAAATGTATTATCTTTATTGAATGATTCTCTGAAAATTTATAAAAGAATAATAAAATCGAAAAGTAATAGATTAAGTGAACAAGAGTTATTTTTTGCAAAGTTGATATTAGTGATAGAGAAAACGTACGCGGATATATTGCCTAAAGATAACAAGCCTAGTAGTGTACCTGCTATTATAAAATGGTGTGCTAAAAGAGATTTTTTACAAGCAGCGATAACTTTTTATACAGAATGGATACCAGTATATTTAATTGAAAATAAATTAGTAATAATAAAAGATGCTTCTATTGAAGAAGAATGTAGAAAAAATAAAGCTTGGTCGAATTGGCAAGTCAGTTTTTTTAAAAATTATAGAATGTCTCAGTCGTCGCAAATAAAGTTGGAAGATGTTGAAGAATATGAATTGACATATAGTACAGTTAGAGGTTTGATAGAAAGTGATTTATCCGCAAATAAAATTTTGGGAAAGGTAAAAGACAAAAATAAAAAATTCAGTGATTTTTTAAAGGAAACAATTGATTTTATAAAGAAAACAACTCGTTATCGTTTTTATAAAGCAGTTGTTAATTTATCCAACAATAGTATATTAAAACAGATTTTAAGAGAAAGTATGCCAAAAAATGAAAATGATTTTGAAGTATATTTAACAAGAAGACTTATAAAAGAAAACAGTAATTTGGAAGCAGTTGTTTTAAATTCTGTTAAAGGGATAGAAAAAAATAGAGTGAGAGAAATTTTTGATTTAAAAGAAGATAAGAAATTAACTACTGTAGAAAAATCAAAGGAACGAAGAGAAATGTTTAAGGAGATGTTAGAAAAAAATATCATAGAAACGAAATTACCTAAAGAACGATTATTACAATTTGTAGAAGAATATTCTAATTATGTTAATGATTGGCGTAATCAAGTTAGTCATGCTAATAGTTTGGCAGCTAGTCGGGAAAGTAATTTTGATATAGCGCAGGCAATAATCAATAGTGTTAATTTAATAGATGAAAAATTTTAA
- a CDS encoding LPP20 family lipoprotein, which yields MKKYVMIIVCLLCSLWWAVASAQSVNVSGHGMNYDEAERDALRNAIEQAVGTMVDSTALVKNGILLNDEIYKFSKGYITNYQVIDKRWLEDGLYEVNILADVDTNPNSKLMNELTRLGIINRQLRDPKIAVIIPEYHIRAKIPDPAGETAVINKLIEAGFSRIVYAEGMRDTIGKLDYLTNQDMQNIANNLNVDILVVGEAFSEGVGDVSKFIGNGRGRNTGILSCNARLEAKIFIAKTGQIISANGTYGKAADVTEFIAGKKALNNAGEKMGDYIVEKLLNYGSGNKQNIELKVITTDYNKVNMVNNALQNIRGVNSARVNSYDEGTATIDIKYSGTPQNIYNQLIQNINCNLKLQQITYNTLTIVVY from the coding sequence ATGAAAAAATATGTAATGATAATAGTATGCCTTTTATGTAGTTTATGGTGGGCAGTGGCATCAGCGCAATCAGTAAATGTATCTGGTCATGGTATGAATTATGATGAAGCAGAAAGAGACGCACTTAGAAATGCGATAGAGCAAGCAGTTGGTACTATGGTAGATTCGACTGCATTAGTTAAAAATGGCATCTTACTTAATGATGAGATTTATAAATTTTCTAAAGGTTATATCACTAATTATCAAGTGATAGATAAAAGATGGCTTGAAGATGGTTTGTATGAAGTTAATATTTTAGCTGATGTGGATACAAATCCTAATTCTAAATTGATGAATGAGCTTACAAGATTGGGTATAATTAATCGTCAACTTCGTGACCCAAAGATTGCGGTTATAATTCCTGAATATCATATCAGAGCAAAAATTCCTGACCCTGCTGGTGAAACGGCTGTAATCAATAAATTGATAGAAGCTGGATTTAGTAGAATAGTGTATGCAGAAGGTATGAGAGATACTATTGGTAAGCTAGATTATTTGACAAATCAAGATATGCAAAATATCGCTAATAATTTAAATGTAGATATATTAGTAGTAGGTGAAGCCTTTAGTGAAGGTGTTGGTGATGTAAGTAAATTTATTGGTAATGGCAGAGGGAGAAATACAGGGATTTTATCATGCAATGCTCGTTTAGAAGCTAAAATCTTTATAGCAAAAACAGGACAAATAATTTCTGCTAATGGCACTTATGGCAAAGCTGCTGATGTAACAGAATTTATAGCAGGGAAAAAAGCATTGAATAATGCTGGTGAAAAAATGGGAGATTATATTGTAGAAAAGCTTTTAAATTATGGTAGTGGGAATAAACAAAATATAGAACTAAAAGTTATAACCACTGATTATAATAAAGTGAATATGGTAAATAATGCTTTACAAAATATTCGAGGAGTAAATTCAGCAAGGGTAAATAGTTATGATGAAGGTACAGCAACTATTGATATAAAATATTCAGGAACACCACAGAATATTTATAATCAGTTAATTCAAAATATAAATTGCAATCTTAAACTGCAACAAATTACGTATAATACTTTAACGATAGTAGTATATTAA